The genomic interval TACGGGGACGAACTGGCCCGCCGCTTCGGCGCCGAGTCCGTCTGCGTCGACCCCGACCGCACCGCGTACCCCGTCTCCGGCACCGCCGTCCGCGCGGACCCGGCCGGCTGCTGGGGCTTTCTCGAAGCGCCGGTGCGGGCGGCGCTCGCCCGCCGCGTTGTCGTCCTCGGCGCGGAGTCCACCGGCACCACCACACTGGCCCGCGCGCTCGCCGCCCACTACCGGCAGCGCGGCGGGATCTGGGCGCACACGGGGTACGTGGCCGAGTACGGGCGCGAGTTCAGCGAACGGAAACTGGCCGAGCTGCGCGAGCGGTGGCCCCGGGCCCAGTGGGAGGACGTCACCCTCGCCACCCACGACTTCCCGCACATCGCCGAGGTCCAGAACGCCCGCGAGGAGGAGGCCGCCCGCACCGGCTCCCCGGTGCTCTTCTGCGACACGGACTCCTTCGCGACGACCGTCTGGCACGAGCGGTACGTGGGCGGGCGCAACCCCCTGGTCGAGCGCATCGCGGACCGGGCCCGCCACCACCTCTGGCTGCTCACCGACCACGAGGGCGTCGCCTTCGAGGACGACGGGCTGCGCGACGGCGAGGAGCTGCGGCCCTGGATGACCGACCGCTTCCGGGCCGAGCTGACCCGTACCGGCCGGAACTTCATCGAGGTGACCGGCAGCCGTGAGGCGCGCCTCGCCCGCGCGGTCGAGGCCGTCGACGCGCTGCTCGCCGAGGGCTGGGACTTCGCCGCGCCCCTCCCGGAGCACCGGTGAGCGCCGCCGCGCCCGAGGGCTACGACCCGAGCGCCTTCGAGCCGTTCGCGGTCACCGTGGACCTGGCGGTCTTCACGGTCCGCGAGTCCCGGCTGCACGTCCTGCTGGTCGAACGCGGCGCGGAGCCGTACCAGGGCCACTGGGCGCTCCCCGGCGGCTTCCTGCTGCCCCGCGAGTCCGCCGGGGCCGCCGCGCGCCGCGAGCTGGCCGAGGAGACCGGGCTGAGCGACGACACGGTCTCCGGGCTCCACCTGGAGCAGCTGCGCACCTACAGCGAACCGGACCGCGATCCTCGGATGCGCGTCGTCTCCGTCGCCCACACCGCCCTCGTCCCGGACCTGCCCGAGCCGCGCGGCGGCGGCGACGCGGCGGGCGCGCGCTGGTGGGACGCGGCCCGGACGGGCCCGCTCGCCTTCGACCACGACCGCATCCTCGCGGACGCCCGCGACCGCGTCGGCGCCAAGCTGGAGTACACCTGCCTGGCCACCGCGTTCTGCCCGCCGCACTTCACCCTGGGCGAGCTGCAACAGGTCTACGAGACGGTCTGGGGCGTCGAGCTCGACCGCCCCAACTTCCGCCGCAAGGTCCTCGCCACTCCGGGCTTCGTGCGGCCCGCGGAGGGCGCCCCGCGCCGCACCGGCGGCCGCGGCAAACCGGCCGCCCTCTACCGCGCGGGCGACGCCACCGCGCTCCACCCCCCGCTCCTGCGACCGGAAGGACGGCAAGCATGACGACGACCCGCACGAAGAAGGCCGCGACCGGCGCGCTGCTCGGGCTCGCGCTCGGCGACGCGCTGGGATTCCCCACCGAGTTCAACGACGTGCCGTCGATCCTCGCCAAGTGCGGGCCCTGGCGGGAGATGGAGCTGCCGAAGCCGGCCTTCGTCACCGACGACACCCAGATGACCCTGGCGCTGGGCCGGGGCCTGCGCACCGCCATGGACCGGGGCCTGCTCACCGGGCTGCGGCTGGCCCGCCCGGTGCGCGAGGAGTACGTCGACTGGTACCACTCGCCCGACAACAACCGCGCCCCCGGCCGCACCTGCCTGGAAGCCTGCCACCTGCTCGACGGCGACCGCCCCTGGCAGGAGGCCAGCCGGACCGGCTCCAAGGGCTGCGGCGCCAACATGCGCGTCGCGCCCATCGGCCTCGCGCCCGGCCTCACCGACGAGCAGCGCTCCGGCGCCGCTCAGCTCCAGTCGGCCCTCACCCACGGCCACCCGACCGCGCTCGCCGCCTCCGACCTGACCGCCCGGGCGGTGTATCTGCTGGCCCGGGGGACCGAGCCGCTCGGCCTGATCGGCCAGTTGCGCTCGTACGCGTACGAGAACCGCGAGCGCTACCTCGACCGGTGGCTCGGCGACCTCTGGCGCCACACGCACGACGCCTCGCCCGAGGCGTACATCAGCCGGGGCTGGGACGAGTGCCTGGCCGCCCTGGAGACCGTCCAGGACGCCCTGCGCGCCCCCTCGCCGGAGACCGACCCCTGCGAGCGGACGGGGGACGGCTGGATCGCCGAGCACGCCCTCGCCACCGCCCTGCACTGCTTCCTGCTCTTCCCGGACGAACCCGTCACCGCCCTGCGCCGCGCCGCCTGCACCCGGGGCGACTCGGACTCCATCGCGTGCCTGGCGGGCGCGCTGGCCGGTGCCCATCTGGGCCCGGACGCATGGCCGGCGGCGTGGGTGGAGCGCATCGAATACCGGGACGAGCTGCTGGAGCTGGGGGCGCTCTGGGACGCCTGAGCCGCGCTCAGCCGGCGGACGCCAGGGCCGACGCCCGGCGCGTGCGGACGAGGAAGTCCTCGATCCGGGCCCGGTCCGGCTCGGGCGGCAGGGGGGAGGTGTCGGCCGCCTCGTCGTTCTCGACGGCGAGGCGGGTCATGCGGCGTTCGACCTCCGGCCAGGGCACCTCGCCGCGCCTGACCGCGAGGAGCGCTTCGCGGGCCCCGCCCACCTCGATCGTCAGTTCGCCGGTGCGCAGCAGGTCCCGGCAGCTCGCCAGCAGGCGCAGCAGGTGCATCGCGTGCTTCCAGCGCGGGGCGCCGTACTGGCGGACGTCCGCCTCCAGCTTGCGGCGCTGGGCCAGGGCATAGCGTACGAACGAGTCGTGCGCCCGGCGGGAGAGGAAGGCGCCGCGCAGGGCCAGCAGCTCCCGGCCGGTGTCGTCCACCTGATCCACGAGCGGCGAGTGCAGGCACTCCAGCACGTTCGGGTTGGCCCGCAGGGCCAGCTCGCAGAAGCGTTCCAGCTCCCAGGAGAACTGCTCGTCCGCCGGGCCCTCGATGTGCGTGGGCGGCTTCTCGAAGCGCCAGAACAGCGGGGTCGGTGCCAGGAACACGCCCCGCCGGTCGGTGTCGCTGGTCTCGGTGGCGAGACCGAAGGCACGCGACCCCATCACACAGGAGTACACCGTGTGGCGGCGCACCAGGTCCTCGTCGGTCGGCGTGATCATGCCGGGAGGCTACGCGAGGACCGGGCGCGGGCGCGTCTCATAAAAAGGGCGGGCGGGCACGGGACCCCGCCGCCCCTCTACGCTGATCGCATACGAGGCAAGCGGTACGGAACGAGCAAGGAGCACGACGTGGCGGTACGAGCGGTCCGGGGCGCAGTCCAGCTGGACCGGGACGAGACCGGGCACCTGCACGAGCAGGTCGGTGCCCTGCTCACCGCCGTGCTGGAGCGCAACGAACTCGTCGCGGACGACCTGATCAGCATCTGGTTCACGGCCACACCCGACCTGCACAGCGACTTCCCGGCCGCCGCCGCGCGCTCCCTCGGGATCGTGGACGTACCGCTGATCTGCGCCCAGGAACTGGACATCGAGGGGGCCATGCCCCGGGTGGTCCGCGTCCTGGCGCACGTCGAGACCTATCTGTCCAAGGCCGAGATCAACCACGTCTACCTCGGCGCCACCGCCGCCCTGCGCAAGGACATCGCCCAGTGAGAACCGCCGTCGTCATCGGTACCGGCCTCGTCGGGACCTCTGCGGCCCTCGCCCTCGCGGGCCGGGGCGTCACCGTCCACCTGGTCGACCACGACCCCGAGTCCGCCAGGACCGCCGCCGCGCTCGGCGCCGGTACGGACGAGCCGCCCGAGGGCCGGGTCGACCTGGCGGTCGTCGCCGTGCCGCCCGCCCACACCGCGACCGTGCTCGCCGCCGCCATGCGCGACGGGGTCGCCCGGGGCTACCTCGACGTCGCCAGCGTCAAGGGCGGCCCGCGCCGCGAGCTGGAGGCGCTGGGGGCCGACCTCACCCCGTACATCGGCACGCACCCCATGGCCGGCAAGGAGCGCTCCGGGCCGCTCGCCGCGACCGCCGACCTCTTCGAGGGGCGGCCCTGGGTGCTCACCCCGACCCGGGACACCGACACCGAGGTGCTGAACCTCGCCCTGGAGCTGGTCGCGCTCTGCCGGGCTGTCCCGGTCGTCATGGACGCCGACGCCCACGACCGGGCCGTCGCGCTCGTCTCGCACACCCCGCAGCTGATCTCCTCGATGGTCGCGGCGCGCCTGGAGGACGCCGACGAGAGCGCGGTACGGCTGTGCGGGCAGGGGATCAGGGACGTGACCCGGATCGCCGCCTCCGACCCGCGCATGTGGGTCGAGATCCTGTCCGCCAACCCCGGTCCCGTCGCCGACGTCCTCGCGGGCGTCGCCGCCGACCTGGAAGAGACGGTCACCGCGCTGCGCGGGCTCCAGTCCGCCGACGAGGAGAAGCGGCGCGCGGGCACCGAGGGCATCCGCGATGTGCTGAGCCGGGGCAACGCGGGCCGGGTCCGGGTGCCCGGCAAGCACGGCGCCGCCCCGGCCTCGTACGAGACGGTCGCCGTCCTGATCAGCGACCGGCCCGGCGAGCTGGCCGCCATCTTCGCCGACGCGGGCCGGTCCGGGGTCAACATCGAGGACGTGCGCATCGAGCACGCCAGCGGCCAGCAGGCCGGACTCGTCCAGCTCATGGTCGAACCGAGCGCCGCCCCCGTCCTGGCGGCGGCCCTCCGCGAGCGGGGCTGGTCGATCCGTCAGTAGGACCCATGGGACACTAACCGGTCGCACACTTGTCCACAGGGGTGACCGGGCCCGTCCCCGCACTCGGTAACCTTGTGCGGGGCGGGTTCACGCGTCCCGTCCCGCCCGCCCCGAGCACCAGGAAGGTGTCCACCACCGTGGAAACCGTAAGCGCCGCCGTCCGGACCGCCCCGGCCGCAGTGATCGTCGCCATCGACGGCCCCTCCGGCACCGGCAAGTCCAGCACCTCCAAGGCCGTCGCCGCCCAGCTCGGCCTCAGCTACCTGGACACCGGCGCCCAGTACCGCGCCATCACCTGGTGGATGCTGAACAACGGCATCGACGTGCACGACCCCGCCCAGGTCGCGACCGCCGCCGCCAAGCCCGTCATCGTCTCCGGCACCGACCCGGCCGGCCCGACGATCACCGTCGACGGCGAGGACGCGTCCGGCCCGATCCGCACCCAGGAGGTCACCTCCAAGGTCAGCGCCGTCAGCGCCGTGCCCGAGGTGCGCACCCTGATCACCGAGCTCCAGCGCACCATCGCCGCCGAGGCCGAGAAGGGCATCGTGGTCGAGGGCCGCGACATCGGCACCACCGTGCTGCCGGACGCCGACATCAAGATCTTCCTCACCGCGTCGCCGGAGGCCCGCGCCGCCCGCCGCAGCGGCGAGGTCAAGGGCTCCGATCTCGCCGCCACCAAGGAGGCGCTGATCAAGCGGGACGCGGCCGACTCCGGCCGCAAGACCTCCCCGCTCGCCAAGGCGGCCGACGCGGTCGAGGTGGACACCACCGAGCTGACGCTCCAGCAGGTCATCGAGTGCGTCGTCACCCTCGTCGGGGAGAAGCGGGCCGCGAAGTGACCGACGCCACGAGCGCGCCCTCGCCGCGTGGTGCGGCGGTCGGGCGCGGCATCGGGATCGGGCTGATGTACGGGCTCTTCCGGCCCCGCGTCCTCGGTGCCTGGCGGGTCCCGGCCTCCGGACCCGTCATACTCGCGGTGAACCACTCGCACAACATCGACGGGCCGATGCTGATGGGCACCGCGCCCCGGCCCGTCCACTTCCTGATCAAGAAAGAGGCGTTCGTCGGCCCCCTGGACCCGTTCCTGCGCGGAATCGGGCAGCTGGAGGTGGACCGTACGACCGCCGACCGCACCGCCATCACCCGCGCGCTCGGCGTGCTGGAGGACGGCGGGGTGCTCGGGATCTTCCCCGAGGGCACCAGGGGCGAAGGAGACTTCGCCTCGCTGCGCGCCGGGCTCGCGTACTTCGCGGTACGCAGCGGGGCGCCGATCGTCCCCGTGGCCGTCCTGGGAAGCACCGAGCGCCGCGGACGGTTGATATCGGCACTGCCGCCGCTGCGCAGCCGCGTGGACGTCGTCTTCGGGGACGCCTTCGAGGCGGGCGACGGAAGCGGCAGGCGTACGCGCAAGGCGCTGGACGAGGCCACGCTGCGCATCCGGGCCCGGCTGACCGGCCACCTGGAGCACGCCGGGCGCCTCACCGGGCGCACCGGGTAAGACTTGAGTAGTGGACCGCGCGCTGCGTGGTCCATCGATGATGATGCAAAGAGGAACGGACTTCATGAACGACCAGATTCACTCCGGCGGCTCGGACCACGAGCACGGAGAGCTTGGCGATGCCGAGTACGCGGAGTTCATGGAGCTCGCCGCGCAGGAAGGCTTCGACCCCGAGGAGGTCGAGGGCGCGCTGGACGAGGCCGGTCACGGACCGCTCCCCGTCCTCGCCGTCGTCGGCCGCCCCAACGTCGGCAAGTCGACCCTGGTGAACCGGATCATCGGCCGCCGCGAGGCCGTCGTCCAGGACAAGCCGGGCGTCACCCGCGACCGCGTCACCTACGAGGCCGAGTGGGCCGGCCGCCGCTTCAAGGTCGTCGACACCGGCGGCTGGGAGCAGGACGTCCTCGGTCTGGACGCCTCCGTCGCCGCCCAGGCGGAGTACGCGATCGAGACGGCCGACGCGGTCGTCTTCGTGGTGGACTCCACCGTCGGCGCCACCGACACCGACGAGGCCGTCGTCAAGCTGCTGCGCCGGGCCGGCAAGCCCGTCGTGCTCTGCGCCAACAAGGTCGACGGGCAGAGCGGCGAGGCCGACGCCACGTCCCTGTGGTCGCTCGGCCTCGGCGAACCGCACCCGGTCTCCTCGCTGCACGGCCGCGGCACCGGCGACATGCTCGACGCCGTCCTGGAGGCCCTGCCCGAGGCCCCGCCGCAGTCCTTCGGCACGGCGGTCGGCGGCCCGCGCCGCATCGCGCTCATCGGCCGCCCGAACGTCGGCAAGTCCTCGCTGCTGAACAAGGTCGCCAACGAGGACCGCGTCGTCGTCAACGAGCTGGCGGGTACCACCCGTGACCCGGTCGACGAGCTGATCGAGCTGGGCGGCGTCACCTGGAAGTTCATCGACACGGCCGGCATCCGCCGCCGCGTCCACCTCCAGGAGGGCGCGGACTACTACGCCTCGCTGCGCACCGCCGCCGCCCTGGAGAAGGCCGAGGTCGCGGTCATCCTGATCGACTCCAGCGAGACGATCAGCGTCCAGGACCAGCGCATCGTGACCATGGCCGTGGAGGCGGGCCGCGCCGTCGTGCTCGCCTTCAACAAGTGGGACACGCTGGACGAGGAGCGCCGCTACTACCTGGAGCGCGAGATCGAGACCGAGCTCGCGCAGGTCGCCTGGGCCCCCGGGTCAACGTCTCGGCCCGCACCGGCCGCCACATGGAGAAGCTGGTCCCGGCGATCGAGACCGCGCTCGACGGCTGGGAGACCCGCGTCCCGACCGGCCGGCTCAACGCCTTCCTGGGCGAGATCGTCGCCGCCCACCCGCACCCGGTCCGGGGCGGCAAGCAGCCCCGCATCCTGTTCGGCACCCAGGCGGGCACCAAGCCGCCGCGCTTCGTCCTCTTCGCCTCCGGCTTCCTGGAGCACGGCTACCGGCGCTTCGTGGAGCGCCGCCTGCGCGAGGAGTTCGGCTTCGAGGGCACCCCGATCCACATCTCGGTCCGGGTCCGCGAGAAGCGGGGCCGCAAGAAGTAGCCCCTCGTACGAAGGCGTGCGCGACAGCCCCGGAGCGCTCGGTCACCGAGCGGTCCGGGGCTGCGTCGTGCGGGAGGTCAGGCGTCCCGTGAGCCGGGCGGCAGGGCCGCGGGCCTGGTGCGCCCCGCGTGGCGGCCCACCCGCTGCCAGCCGCCGAGGCTCCCGGAGCGGGTGCCCGTGGAGCGGTCGCCCGTCGCCGCCCCCGTACCGCCGGGCGAGGAGTGGCCCGAGTGGCCGCGCAGCGGGGCGCGTGAGCCGAAGAGGCCGAGGGCCTGGAGGCCCAGACTCTCCTCGCCGGTCCGGTCACCCGGCAACGCCCGGAACGAGCGGCGGTACTCGGAGTACAGCGCGTCGTAGATCGGGGTGTGGGACGGGCCGCCCGAGGGGTCCTGCGCGGGACGCATGGCAGGGATCGGGCTCGGACGCTGGTGGGAGGGGTCGTATGAGTGCACGTAGGTGCCAACGACCTCGGCGGCCGTCGGATGCGGGCCCGCCGGGGAAACACCCGTCGGGCAGACAACTGTTCGCCGCCGGCGCTCCGGATGCGCGGTCACGGTCAGGTCCCGGCCAGCGGCATGGCGGCGGCGACCAGCAGCCCGGCGGCCGACGCCTTCTCCAGCGCGTCGCGCAGCAGGTCCTCGCGGGGCTGCTGGCCGATGGAGCCCGCCGGGGCGGCGTAGACCAGCACGGTCTGCGACTTGTTGGCGGCGGTCCGCCAGCCCTCGGTGACCTGGAGCGGCGCGTGCGCCTGCCACCAGGCGACCGGGGTGCCGCCCCCCGTACCGGGCTGGAGCACGGCGTGCAGCTGGCCCATGGCGAGCAGGATCGACCAGCCGTGCAGCACCTCCGGCACCTGCTCCATGCGGTGGACCGGCTGGAAGCCCTGCTCCAGGAGGAGCTGGAGGAACTGGTCGCCGTCCCGGCCGTCCGTCCCGGGGCGGGCGATCGCGCCGGTCGGCTCGACGACCAGGGCCGGGTGCAGCTCGTCGTCGATCAGGACGAGGCCGCTGGTGATGCCGAGGACGGCCTGCTCGGGGACGATCCGCTCCGGCTCCCCCTGCTCGCCGCCGGTGATGCTGCGGACGGCGCCCTGAAGCTGCTCCTCGGCGACCTGGACCACCTGCGAGGGGATGCAGCTGGCGTGCGCGAAGGCGAGCACGGCGGTCTCGTCGCCGACGAACAGCACCGTGCTGGTGCGCTCCTGCTCGGAGTCGCCGGGGGTGCGGCAGGAGGTGCAGTCGTAACTGCCGGGGGCGTTGTCGCCGACGAGCAGCCGGTCGGCTTCGGCGTCGCCGATCTCGGCGCGTACGTCCTCGCTGACGTCGAGCATGCGCGGCACGGGTGGCTCCTCGAACTCGGTACGTGCGCCGGGCGGTTCCCGGCTCAGAGATGACAACGGGCGAGCCGTGGCCGGGGTCACGCGGGAAGCCGTACGTAATAGGGCCCGGGCGCGCCGCGAGGGTGCGGGACCGTCCGACAAAGGGGGAGGAAACCGCCCGCCGTGGACGGGTGTGGAGGGGCGGGCGCGGGGTAGACGCGCGATGGGGACGGCCCTCCGCCCGCGCGTCGGAATGCGCGGAACCGGGTTGTCCGCTATACGGTCCGCCCGCCACGGGAGGGCCCGTCCGATGGTATGCCTGTCGGTCCCGGGGATAAGGGTGCGATAAGGGAGGGTGAATTACCGGCGCAGCCCGCCTTTGCGGAACGTTTTCCCGCCGGGAATTCCACCTCGCCCCGGGACGGAAATCCTCGTCGTTTTCCCGTCGTTCCGAAGATCGTTCACCGGCCTGTGCGATTACTGTGCGTCCGGTCGTGAATCGCACGTTCGGGTGAAGGGGGTCCCGGGGAACAGGTGTCGGGATCCTGTGACACAAGTGTGACCGGTGAGGGACATGAGGATGCCGTGTGCCCGCGCGCGGCCCCGCTACCGCCTCCGTACCCGGGCGCCTACGGTGAGAGGTATGGCACCCATACCGACTCCTCCCGCCCAGCCCGACGACTCCACCGGCGCGTATGTGGGGCTCTCCGCGGAGACCGCCGAGCAGCGGGCCCGGGAGCGCGGCTGGTCCACCGTACGGGCCCTCGCGCCGGGCACGGTCATCACCATGGAGTTCCAGGCCGGCCGGATCAACTTCGAGGTCGACGGCGGCGTCGTCAGGCGCTGCTGGACCGGCTGAGACCGCCCCGCGTACGTGTGAGGGGCCCCGACCGAACGCGGTCGGGGCCCCTCACACGTACGCGGGGATCAGCCGCCGGCGACCGGCCGGGCCGGAGCCGTGCCCCCGCGCGGCGCGCGGTCCGCGTGCGGCGGGCGCCGGCTGCCGGCCGGCGTC from Streptomyces drozdowiczii carries:
- a CDS encoding I78 family peptidase inhibitor translates to MAPIPTPPAQPDDSTGAYVGLSAETAEQRARERGWSTVRALAPGTVITMEFQAGRINFEVDGGVVRRCWTG
- a CDS encoding ADP-ribosylglycohydrolase family protein, whose protein sequence is MTTTRTKKAATGALLGLALGDALGFPTEFNDVPSILAKCGPWREMELPKPAFVTDDTQMTLALGRGLRTAMDRGLLTGLRLARPVREEYVDWYHSPDNNRAPGRTCLEACHLLDGDRPWQEASRTGSKGCGANMRVAPIGLAPGLTDEQRSGAAQLQSALTHGHPTALAASDLTARAVYLLARGTEPLGLIGQLRSYAYENRERYLDRWLGDLWRHTHDASPEAYISRGWDECLAALETVQDALRAPSPETDPCERTGDGWIAEHALATALHCFLLFPDEPVTALRRAACTRGDSDSIACLAGALAGAHLGPDAWPAAWVERIEYRDELLELGALWDA
- a CDS encoding nucleotidyltransferase domain-containing protein → MITPTDEDLVRRHTVYSCVMGSRAFGLATETSDTDRRGVFLAPTPLFWRFEKPPTHIEGPADEQFSWELERFCELALRANPNVLECLHSPLVDQVDDTGRELLALRGAFLSRRAHDSFVRYALAQRRKLEADVRQYGAPRWKHAMHLLRLLASCRDLLRTGELTIEVGGAREALLAVRRGEVPWPEVERRMTRLAVENDEAADTSPLPPEPDRARIEDFLVRTRRASALASAG
- the aroH gene encoding chorismate mutase; amino-acid sequence: MAVRAVRGAVQLDRDETGHLHEQVGALLTAVLERNELVADDLISIWFTATPDLHSDFPAAAARSLGIVDVPLICAQELDIEGAMPRVVRVLAHVETYLSKAEINHVYLGATAALRKDIAQ
- a CDS encoding NUDIX hydrolase — its product is MSAAAPEGYDPSAFEPFAVTVDLAVFTVRESRLHVLLVERGAEPYQGHWALPGGFLLPRESAGAAARRELAEETGLSDDTVSGLHLEQLRTYSEPDRDPRMRVVSVAHTALVPDLPEPRGGGDAAGARWWDAARTGPLAFDHDRILADARDRVGAKLEYTCLATAFCPPHFTLGELQQVYETVWGVELDRPNFRRKVLATPGFVRPAEGAPRRTGGRGKPAALYRAGDATALHPPLLRPEGRQA
- a CDS encoding AAA family ATPase; the protein is MKRYPHGLVLGKFYPPHAGHHHLVRTAAARCDRLTVLVCAASVESVPLADRVAWMREAHPDVTVVGAVDDTRMDLHDPAIWDAHMAVFTAAVPERVDAVFTSESYGDELARRFGAESVCVDPDRTAYPVSGTAVRADPAGCWGFLEAPVRAALARRVVVLGAESTGTTTLARALAAHYRQRGGIWAHTGYVAEYGREFSERKLAELRERWPRAQWEDVTLATHDFPHIAEVQNAREEEAARTGSPVLFCDTDSFATTVWHERYVGGRNPLVERIADRARHHLWLLTDHEGVAFEDDGLRDGEELRPWMTDRFRAELTRTGRNFIEVTGSREARLARAVEAVDALLAEGWDFAAPLPEHR
- a CDS encoding lysophospholipid acyltransferase family protein, with amino-acid sequence MTDATSAPSPRGAAVGRGIGIGLMYGLFRPRVLGAWRVPASGPVILAVNHSHNIDGPMLMGTAPRPVHFLIKKEAFVGPLDPFLRGIGQLEVDRTTADRTAITRALGVLEDGGVLGIFPEGTRGEGDFASLRAGLAYFAVRSGAPIVPVAVLGSTERRGRLISALPPLRSRVDVVFGDAFEAGDGSGRRTRKALDEATLRIRARLTGHLEHAGRLTGRTG
- the cmk gene encoding (d)CMP kinase, with the protein product MSTTVETVSAAVRTAPAAVIVAIDGPSGTGKSSTSKAVAAQLGLSYLDTGAQYRAITWWMLNNGIDVHDPAQVATAAAKPVIVSGTDPAGPTITVDGEDASGPIRTQEVTSKVSAVSAVPEVRTLITELQRTIAAEAEKGIVVEGRDIGTTVLPDADIKIFLTASPEARAARRSGEVKGSDLAATKEALIKRDAADSGRKTSPLAKAADAVEVDTTELTLQQVIECVVTLVGEKRAAK
- a CDS encoding prephenate dehydrogenase; this encodes MRTAVVIGTGLVGTSAALALAGRGVTVHLVDHDPESARTAAALGAGTDEPPEGRVDLAVVAVPPAHTATVLAAAMRDGVARGYLDVASVKGGPRRELEALGADLTPYIGTHPMAGKERSGPLAATADLFEGRPWVLTPTRDTDTEVLNLALELVALCRAVPVVMDADAHDRAVALVSHTPQLISSMVAARLEDADESAVRLCGQGIRDVTRIAASDPRMWVEILSANPGPVADVLAGVAADLEETVTALRGLQSADEEKRRAGTEGIRDVLSRGNAGRVRVPGKHGAAPASYETVAVLISDRPGELAAIFADAGRSGVNIEDVRIEHASGQQAGLVQLMVEPSAAPVLAAALRERGWSIRQ